The Phycisphaerae bacterium region AGCCGTGATGCGGCTCAGAAGCCCGTCATCCGATTGGCTCGCACCTGCCCGCCCTCAAGTCAGGCTATCGAGCAGGTTGCGGATGAAGCCCGCGACATCGGCTTGCAGGGCGTCGTCCGGACCGCCCCGAAACTCTGCCACGCGAGCGGGACCCACGGCATCAACGCGGACGAAGTCTCGCTGGAGCACCGACGCCGCGTCGCGGACCTCGGATCGATCCCCGAAGCCGCGAATCCGTTGACCGATGCGTTCGACACCGTCCGAGTGATTGCGCAGCACGTAGTAAAGGTCGTAGGCGTCTTTGGGTTTGCCGCGCTTGTCGAACGCCAGGGCCTTCAGCACGATGAACGCGCCCGGTCCGCAGACCTGAATCGTTCGCACCGCCGTACCACCGCTCGGCAACGTGCCGGCAAGCTCGACCATCTGAACATCCTGAAAGGCAAGGTCCAGTGCGGGGGTGATGATTGCGGCGAAGCCTTCCTCCAGGTTGCGCAGGCGTCCCCCGCGGTCTGCACTGGACGATGGCGGAATCAGGAAATCGACGGTGACGCCTTGCTTGGATACCCAGCGCTGGGTGGTCGGCTTGCCGGCCGGGTTCTGGTCCGGGCTGAAGTCCGCGTCTCGCAGCCGCTTGGCAATCTCTTCGTACAACTGGTCATCCAACACCACGATGGACAGGCCCAGGTCCAGGTCGATTGTCCCGATGTGTTCTTCGACGCCGGCCCCTCGGTGGGCCTGATCGATGATCAAGGACGGTACCAAGCCGCCGACGACACACATCTGTTCGCGGAAGTCGCCAAGCCGGGTTGCCACTTCGAGGCAAGTGCGGCGGACAAGCTCGCTGCAGCCGGGGGCATAATCGGCGGCCACACGTGGTTCTTTGCTCATCGCCATTTCAGCCGCTCCTTCCGAAGATGCTCTGCCGCTTCCTCGGCTCGTTCCGGCAGGTTGCGCAGATCCAAATAGGTCTGGACGGGGCTCACACACACCATGCTCTTAGTGTTCTCCGCACCGTGGAACACACCCTCGTCATTGGGCCGGATCAGCCACAGGTTCGCCCCTCGCTTTTCCTCATGCCATTTGAGTCGCTGGAGTAGCTTGTCGTTCGGTGACTTGCGAAGGTAAACCGTGACCAACCGGTATCCCGCGAACGGAGCCTGCAACCAAGCCGCGGCCAGGCCGGTCAGCGCGTAATCGAAGCCGAGTCCCTGGCACGCTTCGGCGACTTGCCGTGCGAGTTCCTCTCCTGATCGGGCCGCGACATGGCCTTGGTGGATGTCGTGGCGACGCAGGTCATACTGAGCCTGCCATGCCTCCAGCAGCAGGTTCGGATCGCGCGGCCGCACGCTGCCCTCAGAGTCGCGTTCAATGAGGTGGTCTTCTTCCAGGCGGCGGCAGATTCGGCTCACGTAACCGGCCCCGAGTTGTCCCGCGCTGGCAAGTTCCGCCTGACGCCACCATCGCTTCGGTTCGGCAAGCATGATGCGGGCCAGGCGCGAACTCTTGGGTGCGAATACGGAAGACGGCCGACCCCGCTGCACGAACAGGTTGGGCTTGCCGGTGACATGAATGCGCAGACCGGGTGCGTTGATGTCCGCGTTTCCGGACAGGTCCACGTAGTTCACACCATGTTCCCGGCATATCTTGCGGCCGACCTCGCCCATGAAGGGGACCGCGACCAACGGAATCGCCGCCGGCTTCCCTTTGCTGGCGGCTTGGCGAGCGTTCTCGGCCGCCTGGGCGACCAGGCCCGCTCGGGAGTTGGTCTTGGCCTCCACGGCCAACAGGTGCGGCCCGAGGCGTAGGAGGAGATCGGCGTTCTCTCCCTGCCGAGCACTCTTCACCGGCAGGCCGGCCAGTTCAGCCAGGAGATCGGGAAGCCGTTCCAGGATGTCGTTCTCGTTGACCATCATCATTAAAATCGGCTAGTTGACAGCACATTCAACACATGTATTTTAGTAAACTATGCCCCGATGTCCAATCCGTTATTCTCCCACTGATTCCGGACGGCTGAGTCGGGCGATGACCCCGATCGCAGCCCGTGTCCGTGAGGGCATCTGCTCCCAACGCGTGAGCACATCTGCCAAGGCAGCGTCCGTCTCCCGGAGCCGCGCAAATGCGGCCCCGAGCCGCCTTTTGAAATCGTCGCAACTACTTGTAGGACAACTATTTACAACAGAATCAGTTGGGTTTTGTAAACCGCAGGTCGCCGGTTCGAATCCGGCCGGTGGCTTTCCCACTACACGTCGCATGACCTCGCACGATCTCGCGTTTCTCCGCGTGGGGCAAAGGCTTATGCGCACCACTCGGTACGCCGGCGGCGCTGGCGACGATGCGCGATGCCGCGCCTGGTTGCTGGCCTTCGCGCCCGTTTTGCCGGCACTTTTGCACGCGCTGTTGCCGCGCGTCCTCAGAGCCGGCAGGCAGCGGTTGGGTGTGGTCCGTGCCGGTGGCTCGCATCCGTTCCCGAGATGGGGCACCTCCCGTCAAGCTCGGCAGCCCCGACAAAGCCTTCGACAGATCGTGGACGCCCAGTTTCGTGTAGACGCCCAGCGTCAAGACCGGCGTCGAGTGCCGGGCGAGTTCCTGCACCACTTTGACCGATTCGCCCCCCTTGACCAGCAGGGTGATGTAGGTCACTCGGAAGGCATGAAAATCCACCACCCGCCCGGTCGAATCGACCTCGGCCAGGAAGTCCGACGCACGTCGTCTGCGGCGTTGGCTACCATCCTGCGTCTCCCGAATCCACCGGGCACGGGCCCGTCGGAGGTCCGCACGGACCATTTCCGCCCCCTGGTCATGCCAGTGGCCCGGCCAGACGGGCTGATCAGCGGGTTTGTTCACCAACCAGCCACGCAGTAGCTCGGCCAGGTCATCGCGAATTGGCTGAAGGTCGTTGCGTCGCCGTTTCGAGCTGGCCGCCCGCAACGCGATGGACGGGGGGGCAGCATCCAAGTGGAAGCTCGCAGGCGTCAGGCTTGCCAATTCGCCCACGCGGAAGCCCGTGCCTGCCGCCACGCGGTACAGCATGGCACGGTCCTGGCCGTCGAGACTTCGCCGCCACATGGGACCGTTCTCCACCAAGGCAACCAAGTAGCACAACTCGTCGGCATCCAGCGCATGCCGCTCGTACCGGCGGTCCGTGGCCGCGTTGTAGCCGGTCAGATGGGCCAGGGCATCATCGCGAACACGACCATCGCGTTTCAGCCACCGGGAGAATTGCTTGATGGCCCGCAGGTAATGTTGGCAGGTCTGCAGGCTCTTTCCTATCTTGTGGTACTCGCCGATGGCTGCCTAGATTGCCGAGGCGGACAAGTCGCTTGCCCGATCGGCTTTCACCTTCGTCACCAGCGTTTCGACATGCCGCGTGACGTTCTTGATCTGCTTCTACGTTACCCCCTTCGCAGCAAGGTGCGCGCGCCAATCCGCGATATGCTCGGAAAGCGGTCGGCGTTCGGCTACCGCGTATCTGTCGGCGCGGGCATCAACAACGCCGTCACGCCGCAACGCGGCATCGGCAACGCGTTTGGCCAGGATGCGCTCAGCCGCCGCGCGATCCGTCGTGCCGGTCGTCCGTAGAATGCGCTTGCCTGCGTGGTCGTACCACTGAGCTACCCACGGTCCATGACCACCTCGCTTGAACAAGGTTCCCTGCCGATGGCTCCGTCGCCTGCGTCCCATGCGTCACCTGTCTTTCTGTTCACCATACTGCTCGGGCCCGCATTTCGCTCTTCCTTGGCGATACGAAGCCGATATGCGTTTTTTTCGATCGCCTTCAGATGAGGCCTTGATCCAGCCTTTCGATGGTGGGTTCCACCTCTACCTCACGCATTGGCAACCGTCAACTGGGCTCGTCTCGGATCCTCGGTCTGCCATGGTGCAGGCCAGGTACACCTGCCCATCCTCGTCCCGCAGGCGGCCGGGATCGTACCGGCCTCGGCCGTCAGGCCGGGGAACCGCGACCCGCAGGAACCGGTCGATCTCACGATCAGCGTGGGTTTCCTGTAGCCCTTCGCCACTCGGCGACGGTTTGCCTCGGGGAGGATTCCTGCTGAGATCGAGAGACTCCGGCGGGTCTTCATAGCCTCCACCGATGCCGACCTGCGGGCGTTCGTCGCCTACGTGTGCATCGCCTTCGCCGGCGGAGATCGGACCCCCCGCAAGTACCGCCAGCAGCTCGGGCTTGCAGGCCTTGATTCCCGCCACCAGCTCGGAAGTCATGGCCGCTATCGGCCGGAACCGCAGACGCTCCCCCTCGGCACGAAGTTCGACACCCCGGTCAGCCAACTCCGCCAGCAGCGTCATCGTCGTACTCATAGCTCGCCCCAGTCGTCGTCGGTGGCCGAACAGGACAAGACTGCCTCCTCCACCGTCTCACCGCGCTGATCAGCCGGATCATCGAAAGAAACGTCTCCAGCACTGTCACCAGTGTCACCGGAACCAAAACCCCTCACGGCGATAGCGTCAACGGGGGTTTTGGTGACAGGGGTGACGCCAATCAGCTCGAACCGCGGCGATGGCCGCCCGCCGCCGGGTTCCGGCGCCGGGTGGATCCATCGGCCCAGGCCCGCCTTCACCAATCCGTCGAGCACGGCACGGGCCGCGCCGCTCTGGCCCCGGTAGGGCCGTAGCCCATGGGTCAGCTCTCTCACTGAGACCCGGCCTCCGCGCCGTTCGATCCACTCCACGAGGTGTCTGCGGTCCCGGCCCTCATCGGACTCGCCCAGCGTCGCATAGACCCGCCGGACTTCGTTCCCGAACCAGCGGGACAGGGCAACCCCGGCCGCGATACTCTGCTCATCCACGGCGTCGGGACTCCCCAGCGTAGAATCGCCCCCTGCTCAGCGAATGAAGTGCATCACCAGGGCCAATCGGGCCGCGTACCCCTCCAGCTTCGACCGGGCCGCAGGTACCCCCAGCCGTGCGGCCGCACGCCGCAGCGGCAGGAACGATTCGGTAGAGAGAAGTGTGTTCATACCCTCTACATATGCCAGAAATGAGCGGTGTGCGCAGTCGTTTGGACGCGGTTCGATTTGAATGCGCTATTGGGATTATTCTTCGATTTCTGAAAGGCTTTCAAGTGCGGCCCGGCACCGCTCCCGCACGGTTGTCTCGCTGGACATCTCGATGATGGTCTCGAGAATCCGACGGACGTCGGGCTCACTGTAGCGGAAGTTGCGCTGTCCCACACCGGGGGTCTGGACGCCCGCGGCCTTGGCATATTGATTCAAGGTCGCACTGGTCAGCTCGGTCATCTCCCGAAGGGCCGCCACGGTATAGGTAGCCGATCTTGCAGGGTTCCGCTCGGTGCCGGCGGAAGATGCGGGTGATGGGTCTTGTGGCTGCCTGGCACGGTCCTCGAACATCTTGTTCAGCAGGTTGGTGATGCCGGCCAAGGGGCCGGTCACCTCGGCGAGATTCGTGACCCGGACTTCCGTGATCTCGGGCTGGGGAGAAGAGGCCGGCGAGAAACGGATGAAGTCGGCTCGGCCTTCGCCGTCTACCGGGGGACGCACGCTGAACGGGAGTCCTCGGCGGCAGACAAAGCCCAGAACCACCTGCGTGTTACCCGCCGCCATGTCTCTGATCGCCAGTTCGCCCTGGTCGGTGAGGCGAGTTTGCTCGGCGCCGACCTTCTCGCAATGGAAACGCGGAGGCGGATCGGACGAGCCGGGCTCCTTGCGCGTGGTGTACTCGGCCTTCCAGAGATCCCACGCGGCCTGCACAACGGGGTCCGCCGCTTGAGCGAGGCCGGCTTCCCCTGTCGCCGTCAACTCCACCTCGATCAAGGTGGGGTGGCCCATGAAACGCAGACGGAGACTGAACCGCCGCTCGACCATGCCAGCGGCCGTAAGCAGCTTGAGAGCCTCCTGCTCGGTCTTCGTCAGCCGGTCAGTGTCCAACGGCTCCCACCGCAGGGGAATCCGGCACAGCAGGCCCAGGATGGCGTGGTCGAGCATCTCCGTTTCTGCAGAAGCGTCCAACATGCTCCAGCCTCGACCATTCAACAACCGGGGGAGCCCCGAAACCGACCGTACCGAGGAGCATTGTACTCGACGCAAGTGCGGGGGCCAGACGGGCAGAAGGGACATCCTGGATCCGGGCGGGCTGAACGTGACGAGGCGGATAGGACGAACCTCAGAAGTAGC contains the following coding sequences:
- a CDS encoding site-specific integrase, which gives rise to MCYLVALVENGPMWRRSLDGQDRAMLYRVAAGTGFRVGELASLTPASFHLDAAPPSIALRAASSKRRRNDLQPIRDDLAELLRGWLVNKPADQPVWPGHWHDQGAEMVRADLRRARARWIRETQDGSQRRRRRASDFLAEVDSTGRVVDFHAFRVTYITLLVKGGESVKVVQELARHSTPVLTLGVYTKLGVHDLSKALSGLPSLTGGAPSRERMRATGTDHTQPLPAGSEDARQQRVQKCRQNGREGQQPGAASRIVASAAGVPSGAHKPLPHAEKREIVRGHATCSGKATGRIRTGDLRFTKPN